The Arachis hypogaea cultivar Tifrunner chromosome 19, arahy.Tifrunner.gnm2.J5K5, whole genome shotgun sequence genome has a window encoding:
- the LOC112777260 gene encoding TIP41-like protein gives MAVEIDDKDLKAAGAELFADGGNRGVRIHGWLIESRTHSILNSAAIQEWEHKLDTNHLPEMVFGENTLILKHLSSGTKIHFNAFDALCGWKQEALPPVEVPAAAKWKFRSKPSQQVILDYDYTFTTPYCGSCTVENDKDMNAKETSEETSNILWQDCKEQIDLVALASKEPILFYDEVVLYEDELADNGVSLLTVKVRVMPSSWFLLLRFWLRVDGVLIRLRETRMHCVFGGSTNPIILRETCWRESTFEALSAKGYPFDAATYNDPSIISQRLPIIMHRAQKLVISS, from the exons ATGGCAGTGGAGATTGACGACAAAGACTTGAAAGCCGCCGGCGCTGAACTCTTCGCTGATGGCGGCAATCGCGGTGTTCGCATCCATGGATGGCTGATCGAGTCTCGCACACACTCCATTCTCAACTCCGCAGCTATCCAAGA GTGGGAACATAAACTTGATACTAATCATTTACCGGAAATGGTTTTTGGGGAGAACACTTTGATTCTGAAGCACTTGAGCAGTGGCACCAAAATTCATTTCAATGCGTTTGATGCTCTTTGTGGTTGGAAGCAGGAAGCCTTGCCACCAGTTGAAGTTCCTGCAGCGGCTAAATGGAAGTTTAGAAG CAAGCCTTCTCAGCAAGTAATACTAGATTATGACTATACTTTTACAACACCTTATTGTGGAAGTTGCACAGTTGAGAATGATAAAGATATG AATGCAAAAGAAACTTCTGAGGAAACAAGCAATATCCTTTGGCAAGACTGCAAGGAACAAATTGATTTGGTTGCATTGGCATCCAAAGAGCCTATATTGTTTTATGATGAG GTAGTCCTATATGAGGATGAACTTGCTGACAATGGAGTATCACTTCTTACTGTAAAAGTG AGAGTAATGCCAAGTTCTTGGTTTCTTCTCCTGCGATTCTGG CTTAGAGTTGATGGAGTGCTCATTCGACTGAGGGAAACTCGCATGCATTGTGTATTTGGTGGAAGCACAAATCCCATTATACTTCGGGAGACTTGCTGGAGAGAATCTACATTTGAAGCTTTGTCTGCT AAAGGATACCCTTTTGATGCCGCTACATATAATGATCCAAGCATAATCAGCCAGAGGCTCCCCATCATCATGCATAGGGCTCAAAAGCTTGTTATTTCCTCTTAA
- the LOC112776981 gene encoding uncharacterized protein isoform X1, whose protein sequence is MQGELEEFTSPNKSASRKMQTPDAGTEQCHLSEKTSQVGSECLDNKQGVPGNVLGSSLIDDQASEKMAKSSECLDNKQSMPSDVLTSSMIDENSNRVAENSELLDDKQSMHSDVLTDSVIDEKSNQVSEKMTDGTQCLGNKKNLQGEVLTNCVVDEKSNEVSEKMIEGPEHLASRQSMHSDDALTNSVIDEKSNQVSDKMFECLEHLANKQSMHGAVLTKSVIDEKLNQVSDKMTESPECLDNRQSLHGDVLTNSVIDEKTNQVYEKMTESPERLDKKQGMHGDVLINSVIRENSNHVSRKMTESSQCLDNKQSVIDEVLTSHVIDEKSNQVSDKMTESSQCLHNAQSMPSNVLTSSVIDENSNQVSGKIIRGAVIALPAQRQRDLKKSCQTAEGSCSQRSTSEQDPSHLSNDKSEIKCQPFSQNGQNVSVEINNPVTGSLVENQTLSVPTQVNTTSANGLQDPAPASVDVKNTGLNCSKRKSTATTSMQLSCKGKKSSKLLKKKYMLRSLGSSDRALRSRTREKPKPPESNSNLVDANNDGVKNKRGKKKNKKRDGEGVIDEFSRIRARLRYLLKRVSYEQNLIDAYSSEGWKGYSLEKLKPEKELQRAKTEILRRKLKMRDLFRYLDSLCAEGRLPESVFDSEGEIDSEDIFCAKCSSKELSTNNDIILCDGACERGFHQLCVDPPLLTENIPPGDEGWLCPGCDCKDDCIEIVNDSLGTRLSLEDSWERVFPEAAAVDAFNVDHNSGLPSDDSDDDDYDPDVKEDVEAEGGESSSDESEYASASEKLEDSGHEDQYMGLPSEDSEDDDYNPDAPDQDMKVAEESSSSDFTSDSEDLAATINDNMPPGHGEDITSASLDDAKKFKGSSKTSKVGKKPSITDELSSLLEADPGQESYTPVSGKRNVERLDYKKLYDETYKSDTSDDDEDWNATATPTRKKNVTGKLTPVPPNRKASNNSTHTLRSDGKAEKTNNSAAKSLEGSGKSGSGEKKPRSSTYNRLGDVAIEETYKSDTSDDDEDWNATATPTRKKNVTGKLTPVSPNRKASNNSTHTLRSDGKAEKTNNSAAKSLEGSGKSGSGEKKPRSSTYNRLGDVAIERLYKSFKENQYPDRTTKESLAQETGLTLQQVSKWFDNTRWSFRHSSHKEPRTGENALAQTTDNISENEVAPGGENRDSELFPQDVTGENSKTPSSKKRKGMSEPLASESPQNADKASSHKMKTRKRK, encoded by the exons ATGCAGGGCGAACTAGAAGAATTTACAAGCCCCAACAAAAGTGCCTCTAGAAAGATGCAAACACCGGATGCTGGAACAGAACAATGTCATTTGTCAGAGAAAACATCTCAGGTGGGTTCCGAATGTTTAGACAACAAGCAAGGTGTGCCTGGCAATGTGTTAGGCAGTTCTCTTATTGATGACCAAGCTTCTGAGAAAATGGCCAAGAGTTCTGAGTGTTTGGACAACAAGCAGAGCATGCCTAGTGATGTGTTAACAAGCTCCATGATTGATGAAAACTCAAACCGTGTGGCCGAGAATTCTGAGCTTTTGGACGACAAGCAAAGCATGCATAGTGATGTGTTAACCGATTCCGTGATTGATGAAAAATCAAACCAAGTTTCTGAAAAAATGACTGATGGTACGCAGTGTTTGGGCAACAAGAAAAACTTGCAAGGTGAAGTGTTAACCAATTGTGTAGTTGATGAAAAATCAAATGAGGTCTCTGAAAAAATGATCGAGGGTCCTGAGCATTTGGCCAGCAGGCAAAGCATGCATAGCGATGATGCATTGACCAATTCTGTGATTGATGAAAAATCAAACCAAGTTTCTGATAAAATGTTTGAGTGTCTTGAGCATTTGGCCAACAAGCAAAGCATGCATGGTGCTGTGTTAACCAAATCTGTGATTGATGAAAAGTTAAATCAAGTTTCTGACAAAATGACTGAGAGTCCAGAGTGTTTGGACAACAGGCAAAGCCTGCATGGTGATGTGCTAACCAATTCTGTGATTGATGAAAAAACAAACCAAGTATATGAAAAAATGACTGAGAGTCCTGAGCGTTTGGACAAGAAGCAAGGCATGCATGGCGATGTGTTAATCAATTCTGTGATTCGTGAAAACTCAAACCATGTTTCTCGCAAAATGACCGAGAGTTCTCAGTGTTTGGACAACAAGCAAAGTGTAATTGACGAGGTGTTAACCAGTCATGTGATTGATGAAAAATCGAACCAAGTTTCAGACAAAATGACAGAGAGTTCTCAGTGTTTACACAATGCACAAAGCATGCCAAGCAATGTGTTAACCAGCTCTGTTATTGATGAAAACTCAAACCAAGTTTCTGGAAAAATTATTAGGGGTGCTGTTATTGCACTGCCTGCACAACGCCAGCgtgatttgaaaaagagttgtcAAACTGCAGAAGGTTCATGCTCTCAACGGAGTACCTCAGAACAAGACCCCTCTCATTTGTCTAATGACAAATCAGAGATCAAATGTCAGCCTTTTTCTCAGAATGGCCAAAATGTGTCCGTGGAAATAAATAATCCTGTAACTGGTTCTCTTGTTGAGAACCAAACGCTATCTGTTCCAACACAAGTGAACACCACTTCTGCAAATGGACTACAGGATCCAGCTCCAGCATCTGTAGATGTGAAAAATACTGGTTTGAATTGTTCAAAAAGAAAATCTACAGCCACAACATCTATGCAGTTGAGCTGCAAGGGTAAAAAAAGCTCAAAATTattaaagaagaagtatatgCTAAGGTCATTAGGAAGCAGTGATAGAGCTTTGCGATCAAGGACACGCGAAAAACCTAAACCACCTGAGTCAAATAGCAATTTGGTTGATGCTAATAATGATGGCGTGAAGAATAaaagggggaagaagaagaacaaaaagagaGACGGGGAAGGAGTTATTGATGAATTTTCTAGAATAAGAGCTCGCTTAAGATATTTATTGAAACGAGTTAGCTATGAGCAGAACTTGATTGATGCTTATTCTAGTGAGGGCTGGAAAGGATACAG TTTGGAAAAGTTAAAGCCTGAAAAGGAGCTTCAACGGGCTAAGACTGAAATACTTCGACGTAAATTGAAAATGAGGGATCTCTTTCGATATTTGGATTCATTGTGTGCTGAAGGAAGGCTTCCTGAATCTGTGTTTGATTCTGAAGGAGAGATTGACAGTGAGGAT ATATTCTGTGCAAAATGTAGTTCCAAAGAGTTGAGCACAAACAATGATATAATTCTCTGTGACGGTGCTTGTGAACGTGGATTTCACCAGCTTTGTGTGGATCCTCCTTTGTTAACTGAAAACA TTCCACCTGGCGATGAGGGTTGGCTATGCCCGGGATGTGATTGCAAAGATGACTGTATTGAAATTGTTAATGACTCCTTAGGAACACGTCTCTCTCTTGAGGATAGCTGGGAG AGGGTTTTTCCAGAAGCAGCTGCAGTTGATGCATTCAATGTGGATCACAACTCAGGACTTCCTTCTGAtgattctgatgatgatgattatgatccTGATGTTAAAGAAGATGTGGAGGCTGAAGGGGGTGAATCAAGTTCTGATGAATCTGAGTATGCTTCTGCTTCTGAGAAATTGGAGGATTCAGGCCATGAGGATCAGTACATGGGCCTTCCTTCTGAAGATTCTGAGGATGATGATTATAATCCTGATGCTCCAGATCAAGACATGAAAGTTGCAGAGGAAAGTTCGAGCTCTGATTTCACATCTGATTCTGAGGATCTTGCTGCTACAATTAATGATAATATGCCCCCAGGACACGGTGAAGATATCACATCTGCATCATTGGATGATGCAAAGAAGTTTAAAGGATCCAGCAAAACAAGTAAAGTCGGTAAGAAGCCATCTATAACTGATGAATTGTCATCTTTACTAGAGGCAGATCCTGGCCAAGAGAGTTACACTCCTGTTTCGGGGAAAAGAAATGTGGAAAGGTTGGACTACAAAAAGCTGTATGAT GAGACATACAAAAGTGATActagtgatgatgatgaagactgGAATGCTACTGCTACCCCAACTAGGAAGAAGAATGTCACTGGTAAATTGACTCCAGTGCCACCAAATAGAAAAGCCTCAAATAATTCTACACATACTCTGAGAAGTGACGGTAAAGCTGAAAAAACAAATAACTCAGCTGCTAAATCACTTGAAGGCTCTGGAAAATCAGGTTCCGGGGAGAAAAAACCAAGATCTTCAACATACAACAGACTTGGAGATGTTGCAATTGAG GAGACATACAAAAGTGATActagtgatgatgatgaagactgGAATGCTACTGCTACCCCAACTAGGAAGAAGAATGTCACTGGTAAATTGACTCCAGTGTCACCAAATAGAAAAGCCTCAAATAATTCTACACATACTCTGAGAAGTGACGGTAAAGCTGAAAAAACAAATAACTCAGCTGCTAAATCACTTGAAGGCTCTGGAAAATCAGGTTCCGGGGAGAAAAAACCAAGATCTTCAACATACAACAGACTTGGAGATGTTGCAATTGAG AGACTTTACAAATCTTTCAAAGAGAATCAGTATCCAGATCGGACCACAAAAGAAAGCTTGGCACAAGAAACAGGACTCACACTTCAGCAG GTAAGTAAATGGTTTGACAACACCCGATGGAGCTTTAGGCATTCATCCCATAAGGAACCCAGGACAGGTGAAAATGCTTTGGCGCAGACCACTGATAACATATCTGAAAATGAGGTGGCACCTGGTGGAGAGAACAGGGACAGTGAATTATTCCCCCAAGATGTCACCGGAGAAAACTCAAAAACCCCAAGCTCTAAGAAGAGGAAGGGTATGTCTGAACCCCTGGCATCTGAGTCTCCTCAGAATGCTGATAAAGCATCAAGTCATAAAATGAAgacaaggaaaagaaaatga
- the LOC112776981 gene encoding uncharacterized protein isoform X2, translated as MQTPDAGTEQCHLSEKTSQVGSECLDNKQGVPGNVLGSSLIDDQASEKMAKSSECLDNKQSMPSDVLTSSMIDENSNRVAENSELLDDKQSMHSDVLTDSVIDEKSNQVSEKMTDGTQCLGNKKNLQGEVLTNCVVDEKSNEVSEKMIEGPEHLASRQSMHSDDALTNSVIDEKSNQVSDKMFECLEHLANKQSMHGAVLTKSVIDEKLNQVSDKMTESPECLDNRQSLHGDVLTNSVIDEKTNQVYEKMTESPERLDKKQGMHGDVLINSVIRENSNHVSRKMTESSQCLDNKQSVIDEVLTSHVIDEKSNQVSDKMTESSQCLHNAQSMPSNVLTSSVIDENSNQVSGKIIRGAVIALPAQRQRDLKKSCQTAEGSCSQRSTSEQDPSHLSNDKSEIKCQPFSQNGQNVSVEINNPVTGSLVENQTLSVPTQVNTTSANGLQDPAPASVDVKNTGLNCSKRKSTATTSMQLSCKGKKSSKLLKKKYMLRSLGSSDRALRSRTREKPKPPESNSNLVDANNDGVKNKRGKKKNKKRDGEGVIDEFSRIRARLRYLLKRVSYEQNLIDAYSSEGWKGYSLEKLKPEKELQRAKTEILRRKLKMRDLFRYLDSLCAEGRLPESVFDSEGEIDSEDIFCAKCSSKELSTNNDIILCDGACERGFHQLCVDPPLLTENIPPGDEGWLCPGCDCKDDCIEIVNDSLGTRLSLEDSWERVFPEAAAVDAFNVDHNSGLPSDDSDDDDYDPDVKEDVEAEGGESSSDESEYASASEKLEDSGHEDQYMGLPSEDSEDDDYNPDAPDQDMKVAEESSSSDFTSDSEDLAATINDNMPPGHGEDITSASLDDAKKFKGSSKTSKVGKKPSITDELSSLLEADPGQESYTPVSGKRNVERLDYKKLYDETYKSDTSDDDEDWNATATPTRKKNVTGKLTPVPPNRKASNNSTHTLRSDGKAEKTNNSAAKSLEGSGKSGSGEKKPRSSTYNRLGDVAIEETYKSDTSDDDEDWNATATPTRKKNVTGKLTPVSPNRKASNNSTHTLRSDGKAEKTNNSAAKSLEGSGKSGSGEKKPRSSTYNRLGDVAIERLYKSFKENQYPDRTTKESLAQETGLTLQQVSKWFDNTRWSFRHSSHKEPRTGENALAQTTDNISENEVAPGGENRDSELFPQDVTGENSKTPSSKKRKGMSEPLASESPQNADKASSHKMKTRKRK; from the exons ATGCAAACACCGGATGCTGGAACAGAACAATGTCATTTGTCAGAGAAAACATCTCAGGTGGGTTCCGAATGTTTAGACAACAAGCAAGGTGTGCCTGGCAATGTGTTAGGCAGTTCTCTTATTGATGACCAAGCTTCTGAGAAAATGGCCAAGAGTTCTGAGTGTTTGGACAACAAGCAGAGCATGCCTAGTGATGTGTTAACAAGCTCCATGATTGATGAAAACTCAAACCGTGTGGCCGAGAATTCTGAGCTTTTGGACGACAAGCAAAGCATGCATAGTGATGTGTTAACCGATTCCGTGATTGATGAAAAATCAAACCAAGTTTCTGAAAAAATGACTGATGGTACGCAGTGTTTGGGCAACAAGAAAAACTTGCAAGGTGAAGTGTTAACCAATTGTGTAGTTGATGAAAAATCAAATGAGGTCTCTGAAAAAATGATCGAGGGTCCTGAGCATTTGGCCAGCAGGCAAAGCATGCATAGCGATGATGCATTGACCAATTCTGTGATTGATGAAAAATCAAACCAAGTTTCTGATAAAATGTTTGAGTGTCTTGAGCATTTGGCCAACAAGCAAAGCATGCATGGTGCTGTGTTAACCAAATCTGTGATTGATGAAAAGTTAAATCAAGTTTCTGACAAAATGACTGAGAGTCCAGAGTGTTTGGACAACAGGCAAAGCCTGCATGGTGATGTGCTAACCAATTCTGTGATTGATGAAAAAACAAACCAAGTATATGAAAAAATGACTGAGAGTCCTGAGCGTTTGGACAAGAAGCAAGGCATGCATGGCGATGTGTTAATCAATTCTGTGATTCGTGAAAACTCAAACCATGTTTCTCGCAAAATGACCGAGAGTTCTCAGTGTTTGGACAACAAGCAAAGTGTAATTGACGAGGTGTTAACCAGTCATGTGATTGATGAAAAATCGAACCAAGTTTCAGACAAAATGACAGAGAGTTCTCAGTGTTTACACAATGCACAAAGCATGCCAAGCAATGTGTTAACCAGCTCTGTTATTGATGAAAACTCAAACCAAGTTTCTGGAAAAATTATTAGGGGTGCTGTTATTGCACTGCCTGCACAACGCCAGCgtgatttgaaaaagagttgtcAAACTGCAGAAGGTTCATGCTCTCAACGGAGTACCTCAGAACAAGACCCCTCTCATTTGTCTAATGACAAATCAGAGATCAAATGTCAGCCTTTTTCTCAGAATGGCCAAAATGTGTCCGTGGAAATAAATAATCCTGTAACTGGTTCTCTTGTTGAGAACCAAACGCTATCTGTTCCAACACAAGTGAACACCACTTCTGCAAATGGACTACAGGATCCAGCTCCAGCATCTGTAGATGTGAAAAATACTGGTTTGAATTGTTCAAAAAGAAAATCTACAGCCACAACATCTATGCAGTTGAGCTGCAAGGGTAAAAAAAGCTCAAAATTattaaagaagaagtatatgCTAAGGTCATTAGGAAGCAGTGATAGAGCTTTGCGATCAAGGACACGCGAAAAACCTAAACCACCTGAGTCAAATAGCAATTTGGTTGATGCTAATAATGATGGCGTGAAGAATAaaagggggaagaagaagaacaaaaagagaGACGGGGAAGGAGTTATTGATGAATTTTCTAGAATAAGAGCTCGCTTAAGATATTTATTGAAACGAGTTAGCTATGAGCAGAACTTGATTGATGCTTATTCTAGTGAGGGCTGGAAAGGATACAG TTTGGAAAAGTTAAAGCCTGAAAAGGAGCTTCAACGGGCTAAGACTGAAATACTTCGACGTAAATTGAAAATGAGGGATCTCTTTCGATATTTGGATTCATTGTGTGCTGAAGGAAGGCTTCCTGAATCTGTGTTTGATTCTGAAGGAGAGATTGACAGTGAGGAT ATATTCTGTGCAAAATGTAGTTCCAAAGAGTTGAGCACAAACAATGATATAATTCTCTGTGACGGTGCTTGTGAACGTGGATTTCACCAGCTTTGTGTGGATCCTCCTTTGTTAACTGAAAACA TTCCACCTGGCGATGAGGGTTGGCTATGCCCGGGATGTGATTGCAAAGATGACTGTATTGAAATTGTTAATGACTCCTTAGGAACACGTCTCTCTCTTGAGGATAGCTGGGAG AGGGTTTTTCCAGAAGCAGCTGCAGTTGATGCATTCAATGTGGATCACAACTCAGGACTTCCTTCTGAtgattctgatgatgatgattatgatccTGATGTTAAAGAAGATGTGGAGGCTGAAGGGGGTGAATCAAGTTCTGATGAATCTGAGTATGCTTCTGCTTCTGAGAAATTGGAGGATTCAGGCCATGAGGATCAGTACATGGGCCTTCCTTCTGAAGATTCTGAGGATGATGATTATAATCCTGATGCTCCAGATCAAGACATGAAAGTTGCAGAGGAAAGTTCGAGCTCTGATTTCACATCTGATTCTGAGGATCTTGCTGCTACAATTAATGATAATATGCCCCCAGGACACGGTGAAGATATCACATCTGCATCATTGGATGATGCAAAGAAGTTTAAAGGATCCAGCAAAACAAGTAAAGTCGGTAAGAAGCCATCTATAACTGATGAATTGTCATCTTTACTAGAGGCAGATCCTGGCCAAGAGAGTTACACTCCTGTTTCGGGGAAAAGAAATGTGGAAAGGTTGGACTACAAAAAGCTGTATGAT GAGACATACAAAAGTGATActagtgatgatgatgaagactgGAATGCTACTGCTACCCCAACTAGGAAGAAGAATGTCACTGGTAAATTGACTCCAGTGCCACCAAATAGAAAAGCCTCAAATAATTCTACACATACTCTGAGAAGTGACGGTAAAGCTGAAAAAACAAATAACTCAGCTGCTAAATCACTTGAAGGCTCTGGAAAATCAGGTTCCGGGGAGAAAAAACCAAGATCTTCAACATACAACAGACTTGGAGATGTTGCAATTGAG GAGACATACAAAAGTGATActagtgatgatgatgaagactgGAATGCTACTGCTACCCCAACTAGGAAGAAGAATGTCACTGGTAAATTGACTCCAGTGTCACCAAATAGAAAAGCCTCAAATAATTCTACACATACTCTGAGAAGTGACGGTAAAGCTGAAAAAACAAATAACTCAGCTGCTAAATCACTTGAAGGCTCTGGAAAATCAGGTTCCGGGGAGAAAAAACCAAGATCTTCAACATACAACAGACTTGGAGATGTTGCAATTGAG AGACTTTACAAATCTTTCAAAGAGAATCAGTATCCAGATCGGACCACAAAAGAAAGCTTGGCACAAGAAACAGGACTCACACTTCAGCAG GTAAGTAAATGGTTTGACAACACCCGATGGAGCTTTAGGCATTCATCCCATAAGGAACCCAGGACAGGTGAAAATGCTTTGGCGCAGACCACTGATAACATATCTGAAAATGAGGTGGCACCTGGTGGAGAGAACAGGGACAGTGAATTATTCCCCCAAGATGTCACCGGAGAAAACTCAAAAACCCCAAGCTCTAAGAAGAGGAAGGGTATGTCTGAACCCCTGGCATCTGAGTCTCCTCAGAATGCTGATAAAGCATCAAGTCATAAAATGAAgacaaggaaaagaaaatga
- the LOC112775401 gene encoding uncharacterized protein: MATLSSILFSSSLSLSPRHHLHLSPTRFPLSFSSLRCTSKPAKSRTPLLVLASSTPSYENSSSKRFSKKSLLSELIQDIEPLDVSHIQKDVSPTTADAMKRTISGMLGLLPSDQFHVIIEALWEPLSKLLISSMMTGYTLRNAEYRLCLEKNLDMYESDTEKPKAESTGLDLQGLLHDSVNVMDFCTKNNLSSNVENLHEDIDLQDLGEMSAEAQQYISNLQSRLSSIKKELHEVKRKSAALQMQQFVGEEKNDLLDYLRSLQPEQVAQLSEFTSSDLKDTILSVVHGLLATLSPRMHSRPSTMSENATVGAANAGSEDCAEVIENSSLQFQPAISLTRDYLARLLFWCMLLGHYLRGLEYRMELMELLSLTSDADNDSSGSEQIA, translated from the exons ATGGCAACCCTTTCCTCCATCctcttctcttcctctctttctctttccccCCGCCACCACCTTCATCTTTCACCCACGCGCTTTCCCCTCTCTTTCTCCTCTCTACGCTGCACCTCAAAACCTGCAAAATCCCGAACTCCCCTTTTGGTCCTTGCTTCCTCAACCCCTTCCTACGAAAATTCCAGCTCCAAAAGGTTCTCCAAG AAATCGCTTCTTTCGGAGTTGATACAAGATATAGAACCTCTGGATGTCAGCCACATCCAGAAAGATGTTTCACCAACTACAGCGGATGCCATGAAAAGGACGATATCCGGTATGCTGGGTTTACTTCCATCTGATCAGTTTCATGTTATCATTGAGGCCTTGTGGGAGCCCCTCTCTAAGTTACTGATTTCTTCAATGATGACTGG GTACACACTGCGCAATGCTGAATATAGGCTTTGTCTTGAGAAAAACCTTGATATGTATGAAAGTGATACAGAAAAGCCAAAGGCAGAAAGTACTGGGCTTGACTTACAAGGATTGCTACATGACAGTGTAAATGTAATGGACTTCTGCACAAAGAATAATTTGTCTTCCAATGTTGAAAATCTTCATGAGGATATTGATCTTCAAGACCTAGGTGAAATGTCTGCCGAAGCTCAACAGTATATCTCCAATTTGCAATCTCGTTTGTCTTCCATTAAAAAG GAACTCCATGAAGTGAAAAGGAAAAGTGCTGCACTTCAGATGCAACAATTCGTCGGAGAAGAAAAGAATGATTTACTGGATTACTTGAGATCTCTTCAACCGGAACAG GTTGCTCAGCTATCAGAATTTACATCCTCAGATTTGAAGGACACCATCCTCTCTGTTGTCCATGGTCTCCTTGCTACCCTTTCTCCTAGAATGCATTCTAGACCTTCAACTATGTCAGAGAATGCAACAGTTGGAGCAGCAAATGCTGGGAGTGAGGATTGTGCTGAAGTTATTGAGAACTCTTCGCTTCAATTCCAGCCAGCTATTTCATTAACTCGGGACTACCTTGCCCGCTTACTCTTTTG GTGCATGCTTTTGGGACACTACCTTAGAGGCCTTGAGTACCGAATGGAGTTGATGGAACTACTATCCTTGACGAGTGATGCTGATAATGATTCCTCTGGAAGTGAACAAATTGCTTGA
- the LOC112777187 gene encoding pumilio homolog 12: MVSNNSSQPNDWCWVNTNLALEDLDSAMERLSLSIVSQENSAAANSVDPHEYTLTHSTLEEASSEHGNRNVMNNYNNGAIVQGALLTSSHDYNGFTSTEQETHDVEESVAQRLRGIRGHMVTLAMDQWGCRFLQAIIDNGIPQEIDMILDEVEDHTHELMTHHFGNYLIEKFFTSGKLTFYQFQRILLCVVMDVQQLKHTCMNDHGTRVAQKMLTSLRDPVHIAYTIRRLMYITVPLLKNANGGYVIQQCVRVFTESCQKVIFDEIARNCVDVATDKNGCSVIQKCMAHSAGVPILLLVKSIIINSEILSADPFGNYVVQYIIKRNILEPPVTKMIILHLRGHYAELSMNRHASHVIEVLFRHSEPTDVDIIIMELVNSPDFVSVLRHPYGNYVAQRALQFSTGVTNRTLVHRILSNYAYLHAHPYGKRVLTYIKGIRRGG, from the exons ATGGTCAGCAACAATTCTTCTCAGCCTAATGACTGGTGCTGGGTCAACACTAATCTTGCATTGGAAGACCTTGATTCTGCCATGGAAAGACTTAGCTTGTCCATCGTGTCTCAAGAAAACTCAGCAGCAGCAAATAGTGTTGACCCTCATGAATATACTTTGACTCATTCCACATTGGAGGAAGCTTCTTCTGAGCATGGGAATCGGAATGTTATGAATAACTATAATAATGGGGCCATTGTTCAAGGTGCTCTTCTTACTTCAAGCCATGACTACAACGGCTTCACTAGTACAGAACAAGAGACTCATGATGTTGAGGAATCAGTTGCACAAAGACTCCGAGGTATCAGGGGACACATGGTTACACTAGCAATGGATCAGTGGGGTTGCCGTTTTCTTCAGGCCATAATTGATAATGGCATTCCCCAAGAAATTGACATGATTCTCGACGAGGTGGAGGATCACACACACGAGCTTATGACTCATCACTTTGGTAATTACCTAATTGAGAAGTTTTTCACATCAGGAAAGCTCACtttttatcaatttcaaaggattCTGCTTTGCGTCGTCATGGACGTACAGCAGCTCAAGCATACCTGCATGAACGACCACGG AACTAGGGTAGCACAGAAGATGTTAACAAGTCTGAGAGATCCAGTGCATATTGCTTATACTATTAGAAGACTTATGTACATCACTGTGCCACTGCTGAAGAATGCTAATGGCGGTTATGTCATTCAACAGTGCGTGAGAGTTTTCACAGAATCGTGTCAAAAG GTTATTTTCGATGAAATAGCAAGGAACTGTGTAGATGTTGCAACAGATAAAAATGGGTGTTCTGTAATTCAGAAATGTATGGCCCATAGCGCGGGAGTCCCCATACTGTTACTAGTTAAAAGCATAATAATAAACTCAGAAATACTCTCAGCAGATCCATTTGG AAACTATGTGGTGCAGTATATAATTAAAAGGAATATACTAGAGCCACCTGTAACTAAAATGATAATACTACATCTTCGCGGTCACTATGCTGAACTCTCTATGAACAGGCATGCGAGCCATGTAATAGAGGTACTGTTTAGACATTCTGAACCCACCGATGTTGACATTATTATTATGGAGCTCGTCAACAGCCCCGACTTTGTCAGTGTCCTTCGACATCCTTATGGGAATTATGTTGCTCAGAGAGCATTGCAATTTTCCACG GGCGTTACGAATAGAACGCTTGTACATAGAATTTTGTCAAATTACGCATATCTGCATGCCCATCCCTACGGTAAAAGGGTCCTAACATATATCAAAGGAATCAGGCGGGGTGGGTAA